A single genomic interval of Stenotrophomonas bentonitica harbors:
- a CDS encoding ESPR-type extended signal peptide-containing protein, with translation MNRIYRKVWNKALGQMVVASELASSQTPGVVIDQRRSTDARGASVLSAAIALTLGLGMSGAISDARAQSVEVGGNANCVVLNSNVIDSCVVDGNATASGTNAVAIGSNSTASAANSVALGAGSRAARANTVSVGDAGKERQVTNVAAGTAATDAVNKAQLDTVAATAASATRYFKADGAGNNSDAARIDGDGALAAGADANADGDGATALGNSSQALANATTAVGSGAVAAGLGGSAFGQGSLAIGDATVAAGQNAMAFGLGDVALGASAFAASENGAATAIGGLAEASADGATAVGGGALAIGAGSTSLGRGAGSGGEASIAVGAFSTAVADFSAALGSNSAAVAVGSVALGAGSFADRVDTVSVGNNNGLERQITHVAAGTEASDAVNKAQLDEVGDVAATTAKYVQVTGSADSDAGAFADGDNATAVGEATNALGNGTTALGSGATAVAQDATAVGYNALASGQNSAAFGTNAQANGPGSVAVGGTAVDEDGNPLITNGGVPVDTGATSAGVGGTAVGASAEASGFAASSYGVGAYAAGAQSSAFGAVANATGDYATAVGTQSVAAGTSSTAIGGPADLIPGLGFFVQTQASGEAATAVGAGAIASGDYAVANGTLSEASGTEATALGYFAYAPGDGASALGAESWASGELSTAVGFYSTARGANSVALGANSTAVRDNTVSVGDVGSERQVTNVAAGTEDTDAVNKAQLDSVAATADETAKRFKANPSQDSDVGAFADGDGALAAGEASNAFGAGATAVGNGASALGDDSVAVGRNVAATGAGSVAIGGLGQAYDQYNQPIVDGDGNAVTVGTTAAQDAVAVGAGAQATGAQSNAFGNGAQALGDNSLAQGYKSRATGDYSTAQGDNAFASGVESTATGAYAWATAESATAFGASAWATDANATAVGYAAWADGAGATSVGYNSWARGSSSTAVGRGAFGYGDNSVAVGYQALGNSINTIAIGTNVVAGGESAIGIGAGSNASASNAVALGAGSTADRAYTVSVGNDDQQRQITQVAAGTEGTDAVNVDQLTAATDKFQATGDGVAVAGGAESVAAGSNAATDGDYATAVGSSSFASGSGASAVGSGAFALETNATAVGFNALATTANSTANGANAQATAEYATASGAESLASGEQSTASGAASVASGAGSLAGGALSEAAGEESVALGYYSSASGSGATAVGAESVVSGTLSAGYGFASEATAGYTTAIGGYAAATAFNATALGSFAQATGSNSVALGGDAVASGAYSTATGQGSLASGTNSVAVGGALFGLLPTEASGNYSTAVGGGAWSSGLNSTALGNAATSEGENSVALGADSIADRDDSVSVGSAGSERQVTNVAAGTEGTDAVNLDQLNAVADTAATTSKYFQASGSDASDAGAFVDGDDALAAGEASNAIGNGATALGAGSTVVANEATAVGFNATATADNAVALGSNAASSGAGAVAVGDLSNASGNASVAIGGGALSQGFGGVAIGAGSEASGLAATAVGYGAWALGRETTAIGNFATADGWAASAFGAGATAGFFGTAIGTYSQASEVATAVGQGTFADIAGAAFGVQARAGTYGVALGNNAATADSGVAVGFNALAGADANSASQGVQTTAVGSEAWATEDGATVVGYNSYAQAVNSSVLGSNTWTTKDAENSVALGAGTLADRANSVSVGAAEAWTDAAGVVHDAIDRQITNVGAGTEDTDAVNLAQLKEVAAVAETTSKYFQASGSDDSDAGAFVDGDNALAAGEASNAIGNGASALGSGANALANNATAVGFNALATAEGAAALGSEAQATGENSVAVGNGAAASEIGASAIGAGAQASGAYSSASGSEAVASGQQATANGFRSTASEAGASAFGSYSEATGQLSSALGYGAIASGASAVAVGEFSEATGDESVAIGGSTFSGFIPARASGTGAAAFGAGAWATDDYTTAIGWNSWADAASATALGESATATGVNSVALGAGSSADRDNSVSVGTATSQRQITNVAAGTEGTDAVNLDQLNEVADTAEETNRYFKASGSGNGDDVGSYVDGAYATAAGEASNAFGTGASAYGSGSLASGRYASASGYNASATADSATAVGGALYYEDANGNVLLDKATSASGTGATALGAGAQADGAFSTASGAGSTAAGVQSSAFGYSAEAGSDYSTAVGAFSAASGVRTTAVGYGAEATGDYASAFGWGSTASGAYSIAIGNSAQASGANSFASGASAWATAAQTTAVGQLAWATSAGSTALGQDSYAYSGINATALGKSAWANGTGSVALGAGSRATEANVVSVGGGNGTTGPATRRITNVGAAVNATDAVNKAQLDSVAANADAVGQRFKASGTGVATASGTDALAAGSAATASGTRSSALGTAATASATGATAVGADATASGTNSTVLGRLSSTNATNAVAIGNGAFVSNGAGGVALGAGAAASGANSLALGAGSRATEANVVSVGGGNGTDSPATRRIVNVAAGRVAAGSTDAVTGGQLNTTNQRVGAVETRVGDIDDRIGSVENATVNALSYDDSSRGTLTLAGIDGTTVDNVANGSIASSSRQAINGGQLFQALTDTASFLGGGASVGMQGVFVAPNYVIQGSTYNNVGDALGALDAKVSDLDQRIAGGGSNAARARTASVSTASVAAAPEAADTAATTATTAASADTARVASADAPVVQGAPTAASYGSSQPVAAALPVTSVAMGEGAVARGASATAIGQGASATAANSVALGQGSVADRADTVSVGAVGAERQVTNVAAGSAATDAVNKGQLDGGVASANSYTDQRYSAMADTFDIYKGEIDERLRHQDRRIDRQGAMNAAMLNMATSAAGIRTQNRVGVGVGFQSGESALSLGYQRAISDRATVTLGGAFSSDDSSVGVGAGFGW, from the coding sequence ATGAATCGGATTTATCGCAAGGTCTGGAACAAAGCACTGGGGCAGATGGTGGTTGCCTCCGAATTGGCCAGCAGCCAGACCCCGGGCGTGGTGATCGACCAGCGACGGTCTACCGACGCGCGTGGCGCCTCGGTGTTGTCGGCCGCCATTGCGTTGACGCTTGGACTCGGCATGAGTGGGGCGATATCCGATGCGCGTGCGCAGTCGGTGGAAGTGGGCGGCAACGCGAACTGCGTGGTGCTCAACAGCAACGTGATCGACAGCTGCGTGGTCGACGGCAACGCCACGGCGTCCGGCACCAATGCGGTGGCGATCGGCAGCAACAGCACGGCCTCGGCCGCCAACAGCGTGGCGCTCGGCGCCGGCTCGCGCGCGGCACGCGCCAACACGGTGTCGGTCGGTGACGCCGGCAAGGAACGCCAGGTCACCAACGTCGCCGCCGGCACCGCCGCGACCGACGCGGTGAACAAGGCACAGCTGGACACGGTGGCCGCCACCGCTGCCAGCGCGACCCGCTATTTCAAGGCTGACGGTGCAGGCAACAACAGCGACGCGGCGCGTATCGACGGTGACGGCGCGCTCGCCGCCGGTGCCGATGCCAACGCCGATGGCGACGGCGCCACCGCACTCGGCAACAGCAGCCAGGCACTGGCCAATGCGACCACGGCGGTCGGCAGCGGTGCAGTCGCTGCAGGCCTGGGCGGCAGCGCCTTCGGCCAGGGCAGCCTGGCCATTGGCGATGCCACCGTCGCCGCCGGGCAGAACGCGATGGCGTTCGGCCTCGGCGATGTCGCACTCGGTGCATCCGCGTTTGCCGCCAGCGAAAACGGCGCCGCCACCGCGATCGGTGGCCTGGCCGAAGCCAGCGCCGACGGTGCCACCGCAGTGGGCGGTGGCGCACTGGCCATCGGCGCAGGCAGCACCTCGCTCGGCCGCGGTGCCGGCAGCGGCGGCGAAGCCTCGATTGCGGTAGGTGCGTTCAGCACCGCCGTGGCCGACTTCAGCGCAGCGCTGGGCTCCAACTCCGCCGCGGTGGCCGTGGGCAGCGTCGCATTGGGCGCAGGCTCGTTTGCGGACCGCGTCGACACCGTGTCGGTCGGCAACAACAACGGGCTCGAACGCCAGATCACCCATGTCGCCGCCGGCACCGAAGCCAGCGATGCGGTGAACAAGGCGCAGCTCGACGAAGTAGGCGACGTGGCCGCCACCACCGCGAAGTACGTGCAGGTCACCGGCAGCGCCGACAGCGATGCCGGCGCCTTTGCCGATGGCGACAACGCCACCGCCGTGGGCGAAGCCACCAATGCACTCGGCAACGGCACCACCGCGCTTGGCAGCGGCGCTACCGCCGTTGCGCAGGACGCCACCGCTGTCGGCTACAACGCACTGGCCAGCGGCCAGAACAGCGCTGCGTTCGGTACCAACGCGCAGGCCAATGGCCCGGGCAGCGTGGCCGTGGGCGGCACTGCGGTGGACGAAGACGGCAACCCGCTGATCACCAACGGCGGCGTGCCGGTCGATACCGGTGCCACCAGCGCCGGTGTAGGTGGCACCGCAGTGGGCGCCAGCGCCGAAGCGTCCGGCTTCGCCGCGTCCTCCTACGGCGTCGGCGCGTATGCGGCCGGCGCACAGTCGTCCGCATTCGGTGCGGTCGCGAATGCGACGGGCGATTACGCCACGGCAGTCGGTACCCAGAGCGTGGCCGCCGGCACCAGCAGCACCGCCATCGGCGGTCCGGCCGACCTGATCCCGGGGCTGGGCTTCTTCGTGCAGACCCAGGCCAGCGGCGAAGCCGCCACGGCGGTCGGCGCCGGCGCGATTGCCAGCGGCGACTACGCGGTGGCCAACGGCACGCTGAGCGAAGCCTCCGGCACCGAAGCCACGGCGCTCGGCTACTTCGCCTATGCACCGGGCGACGGCGCGTCCGCGCTCGGCGCGGAAAGCTGGGCCAGCGGCGAGCTGAGCACGGCGGTCGGCTTCTACAGCACCGCGCGCGGTGCCAACAGCGTGGCCCTCGGCGCGAATTCCACTGCGGTGCGCGACAACACCGTGTCGGTCGGCGATGTCGGCAGCGAACGCCAGGTCACCAACGTGGCCGCCGGTACCGAAGACACCGATGCGGTGAACAAGGCGCAACTGGACAGCGTGGCCGCCACCGCCGATGAAACCGCCAAGCGCTTCAAGGCCAATCCCTCGCAGGACAGCGACGTGGGTGCATTCGCCGACGGCGACGGCGCCCTGGCGGCCGGCGAAGCCAGCAACGCGTTCGGCGCCGGTGCCACCGCCGTTGGCAATGGCGCGTCCGCACTCGGCGATGACAGCGTGGCGGTCGGCCGCAACGTCGCCGCCACCGGCGCAGGCAGTGTCGCCATCGGCGGCCTCGGCCAGGCGTACGACCAGTACAACCAGCCCATCGTTGACGGCGACGGCAATGCCGTGACCGTCGGCACCACCGCCGCGCAGGACGCGGTTGCGGTCGGTGCCGGTGCGCAGGCCACCGGCGCGCAGAGCAATGCGTTCGGCAACGGTGCACAGGCGCTGGGCGACAACAGCCTGGCCCAAGGCTACAAGTCGCGCGCAACCGGCGACTACAGCACCGCACAGGGCGACAACGCTTTTGCCAGCGGCGTGGAAAGCACCGCCACCGGTGCGTACGCGTGGGCCACCGCTGAAAGCGCCACCGCGTTCGGCGCCAGCGCCTGGGCCACCGACGCCAATGCCACCGCGGTGGGCTACGCGGCCTGGGCCGACGGCGCAGGTGCCACCTCCGTGGGCTACAACAGCTGGGCGCGCGGCAGCAGTTCCACCGCAGTCGGCCGCGGTGCCTTTGGCTACGGCGACAACAGCGTCGCGGTCGGCTACCAGGCGTTGGGCAACAGCATCAACACCATCGCCATCGGCACGAATGTCGTGGCCGGTGGTGAAAGCGCCATCGGCATCGGTGCCGGCAGCAATGCCAGTGCGTCCAACGCGGTCGCGCTGGGTGCGGGGTCTACTGCAGATCGTGCGTACACCGTCTCGGTCGGCAACGACGACCAGCAGCGCCAGATCACCCAGGTTGCCGCCGGTACCGAAGGCACCGACGCGGTCAACGTGGACCAGCTGACCGCCGCGACTGACAAGTTCCAGGCCACCGGTGACGGCGTGGCCGTGGCCGGCGGCGCGGAAAGCGTGGCGGCCGGTTCGAATGCCGCCACCGATGGCGACTACGCCACGGCGGTGGGCTCCAGCAGCTTCGCCAGCGGCAGCGGCGCGTCGGCGGTCGGCAGCGGCGCCTTCGCCCTCGAGACCAATGCCACGGCGGTCGGTTTCAACGCGTTGGCGACCACGGCCAATTCAACCGCGAACGGCGCCAACGCGCAGGCCACCGCCGAGTACGCCACCGCCAGCGGTGCCGAAAGCCTGGCCTCCGGTGAGCAGAGCACCGCCAGCGGTGCGGCCAGCGTCGCCTCCGGCGCCGGCAGCCTGGCCGGCGGCGCACTCTCCGAAGCGGCCGGTGAGGAATCGGTCGCGCTCGGTTACTACAGCTCCGCCAGCGGTTCCGGCGCCACTGCAGTCGGTGCCGAAAGCGTGGTGAGCGGTACCTTGTCGGCCGGTTACGGCTTCGCCTCCGAAGCCACCGCTGGCTACACCACCGCCATTGGTGGCTACGCGGCGGCGACGGCGTTCAACGCCACTGCGCTGGGCAGCTTCGCGCAGGCCACCGGCTCGAACAGTGTCGCGCTCGGCGGCGACGCCGTTGCCAGCGGTGCCTACAGCACCGCGACCGGCCAGGGCAGCCTGGCCAGCGGCACCAACAGCGTGGCCGTCGGTGGCGCGCTGTTCGGCCTGCTGCCGACCGAAGCCTCCGGCAACTACTCCACCGCCGTGGGTGGTGGTGCATGGTCGTCGGGCTTGAACAGCACCGCGCTGGGTAACGCCGCGACGTCCGAAGGCGAGAACAGCGTGGCGCTCGGTGCGGACTCGATTGCCGACCGCGACGACAGCGTGTCGGTCGGCAGTGCCGGCAGCGAACGCCAGGTCACCAACGTGGCCGCCGGTACCGAAGGCACCGACGCGGTCAACCTCGACCAGCTCAACGCGGTGGCCGACACGGCCGCCACCACCAGCAAGTACTTCCAGGCCAGCGGCAGCGATGCCAGCGACGCCGGCGCGTTCGTCGACGGCGACGATGCGCTGGCCGCCGGTGAAGCCAGCAACGCCATCGGCAACGGCGCCACCGCGCTGGGCGCCGGCAGCACCGTGGTCGCCAACGAAGCCACCGCGGTCGGCTTCAATGCCACTGCCACCGCCGACAATGCGGTGGCGCTGGGCAGCAATGCCGCCAGTAGCGGCGCGGGTGCAGTTGCAGTGGGTGACCTGAGCAATGCCAGCGGCAACGCCTCGGTCGCCATCGGCGGCGGCGCGCTGTCGCAGGGCTTTGGTGGTGTGGCGATCGGTGCCGGGTCCGAAGCCAGCGGCCTGGCCGCGACGGCGGTCGGTTACGGCGCGTGGGCGCTGGGCCGCGAGACCACCGCGATCGGCAACTTCGCCACCGCTGACGGCTGGGCCGCCAGTGCGTTCGGTGCAGGTGCCACCGCCGGTTTCTTCGGCACCGCCATCGGTACCTACAGCCAGGCCTCTGAAGTCGCCACCGCGGTCGGCCAGGGCACCTTCGCCGACATCGCCGGTGCGGCGTTCGGCGTGCAGGCGCGCGCTGGCACCTACGGCGTAGCACTGGGCAACAACGCGGCGACCGCCGATTCCGGTGTAGCAGTGGGCTTCAACGCGCTGGCCGGCGCCGATGCCAACAGCGCCAGCCAGGGCGTGCAGACCACGGCGGTCGGCAGCGAAGCCTGGGCCACCGAAGACGGTGCCACCGTGGTCGGTTACAACAGCTACGCGCAGGCGGTGAACTCGAGCGTGCTCGGCAGCAACACCTGGACCACCAAGGACGCCGAAAACAGCGTCGCGCTCGGTGCCGGCACGCTGGCCGATCGTGCCAACTCGGTATCGGTCGGTGCCGCCGAAGCGTGGACCGATGCCGCCGGCGTCGTGCATGACGCCATCGACCGCCAGATCACCAATGTCGGTGCAGGTACCGAAGACACCGACGCGGTCAACCTGGCGCAGTTGAAGGAAGTGGCAGCGGTGGCTGAAACCACCAGCAAGTACTTCCAGGCCAGCGGCAGTGACGACAGCGACGCCGGTGCCTTCGTCGACGGCGACAACGCGCTCGCCGCCGGTGAGGCTTCCAACGCAATCGGCAACGGTGCCAGTGCACTCGGCAGTGGCGCCAACGCCTTGGCCAACAACGCCACCGCGGTGGGCTTCAACGCGCTGGCCACGGCCGAAGGCGCCGCAGCGCTGGGCAGCGAGGCCCAGGCGACCGGCGAGAACAGCGTCGCGGTCGGCAACGGTGCCGCCGCCAGCGAGATCGGTGCCAGCGCCATCGGTGCCGGTGCGCAGGCCTCGGGTGCGTACAGCAGCGCCAGTGGCAGCGAAGCGGTAGCGTCGGGCCAGCAGGCCACCGCGAATGGCTTCCGTTCCACTGCATCCGAAGCCGGTGCCTCGGCGTTCGGCAGCTACAGCGAAGCCACCGGCCAGCTCTCGTCGGCACTGGGCTACGGTGCCATCGCCTCGGGTGCCAGCGCGGTTGCAGTCGGCGAGTTCAGCGAAGCCACCGGCGATGAAAGTGTCGCCATCGGCGGCAGCACCTTCTCCGGCTTCATTCCGGCGCGTGCGTCGGGCACCGGTGCAGCGGCCTTCGGTGCCGGTGCCTGGGCCACCGATGACTACACCACCGCGATCGGCTGGAACTCGTGGGCCGACGCCGCCAGTGCCACCGCACTGGGCGAAAGCGCCACCGCTACCGGCGTGAACAGCGTGGCGCTGGGTGCCGGTTCCAGTGCGGACCGCGACAACAGCGTCTCGGTCGGCACCGCCACCTCGCAGCGCCAGATCACCAACGTTGCCGCCGGTACCGAAGGCACCGACGCGGTCAACCTCGACCAGCTCAATGAAGTGGCCGACACCGCCGAGGAAACCAACCGCTATTTCAAGGCCTCCGGCAGCGGCAACGGCGATGACGTGGGCAGCTACGTCGATGGCGCCTACGCCACCGCCGCCGGTGAAGCGTCCAACGCGTTCGGCACCGGCGCTTCGGCCTACGGCAGCGGTTCGCTGGCGTCCGGCCGCTATGCATCGGCGTCGGGTTACAACGCGTCGGCCACGGCCGATTCGGCCACGGCGGTCGGTGGTGCGCTGTACTACGAAGATGCCAACGGAAACGTGCTGCTGGACAAGGCGACCAGCGCCAGCGGTACCGGCGCCACCGCGCTCGGTGCCGGTGCGCAGGCGGACGGGGCGTTCAGCACCGCCAGCGGTGCCGGTTCCACAGCGGCGGGTGTGCAGTCGTCCGCATTCGGCTACAGCGCCGAAGCGGGCAGCGACTACAGCACCGCCGTCGGCGCCTTCAGCGCGGCCAGCGGCGTGCGCACCACGGCCGTGGGCTACGGTGCAGAAGCCACAGGCGATTACGCCTCTGCGTTCGGCTGGGGCAGCACCGCCTCCGGTGCTTACAGCATCGCCATCGGCAACAGCGCACAGGCCAGCGGCGCCAACAGCTTCGCCAGTGGCGCCAGTGCCTGGGCCACCGCTGCGCAGACCACCGCGGTCGGCCAGCTGGCGTGGGCCACCTCGGCCGGCTCCACCGCGCTCGGCCAGGACAGCTACGCCTACAGCGGCATCAACGCCACCGCACTGGGCAAGAGCGCCTGGGCCAACGGCACCGGCAGCGTTGCGCTGGGCGCAGGCTCGCGTGCGACCGAAGCCAACGTGGTCTCGGTCGGTGGCGGCAACGGCACCACCGGTCCGGCCACCCGCCGCATCACCAATGTCGGCGCGGCGGTCAATGCCACCGATGCGGTGAACAAGGCGCAGCTGGACAGCGTCGCGGCCAACGCCGATGCCGTGGGGCAGCGCTTCAAGGCCAGCGGCACCGGCGTCGCCACCGCCAGCGGCACCGATGCGCTGGCAGCGGGCTCGGCGGCTACCGCCAGCGGTACCCGCAGCAGCGCGCTGGGTACCGCCGCTACCGCGTCGGCTACCGGCGCCACCGCGGTCGGTGCCGATGCCACGGCCAGCGGTACCAACAGCACCGTGCTCGGCCGCCTGTCCTCCACCAACGCCACCAACGCGGTGGCGATCGGTAACGGCGCGTTCGTCAGCAACGGCGCCGGTGGCGTCGCACTCGGTGCCGGCGCCGCCGCCTCCGGGGCGAACTCGCTGGCGCTGGGTGCGGGCTCGCGTGCCACCGAAGCCAACGTGGTCTCGGTCGGTGGCGGCAACGGTACCGATTCGCCGGCCACCCGCCGCATCGTCAATGTCGCGGCCGGTCGTGTCGCCGCCGGCAGCACCGACGCGGTCACCGGTGGCCAGCTCAACACCACCAACCAGCGCGTGGGCGCGGTGGAAACCCGGGTCGGCGATATCGACGACCGCATCGGGTCGGTGGAGAACGCCACCGTCAACGCGCTGAGCTACGACGACAGCAGCCGCGGCACGCTGACCCTGGCGGGGATCGACGGCACCACCGTGGACAACGTCGCCAACGGGTCCATCGCCAGCAGCAGCCGCCAGGCCATCAACGGCGGGCAGCTGTTCCAGGCGCTGACCGACACCGCCAGCTTCCTCGGCGGCGGCGCCAGCGTCGGCATGCAGGGCGTGTTCGTGGCGCCGAACTACGTGATCCAGGGCAGCACCTACAACAACGTAGGCGATGCACTGGGCGCGCTCGACGCCAAGGTCAGCGACCTCGACCAGCGCATCGCCGGTGGCGGCAGCAACGCGGCGCGTGCGCGCACCGCGTCGGTGTCCACCGCCAGCGTGGCGGCTGCCCCCGAAGCAGCCGACACGGCGGCAACCACCGCCACCACCGCGGCCAGCGCAGACACGGCCCGCGTCGCCAGTGCGGATGCGCCGGTGGTGCAGGGCGCGCCGACCGCGGCCAGCTACGGCAGCTCGCAGCCGGTCGCGGCTGCATTGCCGGTCACCTCGGTGGCCATGGGCGAAGGCGCCGTCGCCAGAGGCGCTTCGGCAACCGCGATCGGGCAGGGGGCCAGCGCCACCGCCGCCAACTCGGTGGCGCTGGGCCAGGGCTCGGTCGCCGACCGTGCCGACACGGTCTCGGTGGGTGCGGTGGGGGCCGAACGCCAGGTCACCAACGTCGCCGCCGGCAGCGCCGCCACCGACGCGGTCAACAAGGGCCAGCTGGATGGCGGGGTGGCCTCGGCCAACAGCTATACCGACCAGCGGTACAGCGCAATGGCGGACACCTTCGACATCTACAAGGGCGAGATCGACGAACGCCTGCGTCACCAGGACCGTCGCATCGACCGCCAGGGTGCGATGAACGCGGCCATGCTCAACATGGCCACCAGCGCCGCCGGCATCCGCACGCAGAACCGGGTCGGTGTCGGCGTCGGCTTCCAGAGCGGCGAGTCGGCGTTGTCGCTGGGTTATCAGCGCGCCATCAGTGACCGCGCCACCGTCACTTTGGGCGGTGCGTTCAGCAGTGATGACAGCTCGGTAGGCGTGGGTGCGGGCTTCGGCTGGTAA